The Chloroherpetonaceae bacterium genome window below encodes:
- the holA gene encoding DNA polymerase III subunit delta: MSKTTIFSELENKLKRGKLDPVYFFYGREEFLIEKLVSQVKDALLKKDKDAELNFSVLFAKDPNRPKPLTLSDIISLAATMPMFSELRLVVVKDFDEIKKESTKEKQKLAFIELEQYLKNPPPTTILVLTAGEIEKKELEKEPYSLLKDVTYAFAPLKETEAAQFAVEQSNRYGWKLTDEAVQKLILFVGTSTREIDAEIRKIILYIGNKDEQIITDAEVMQVVGVSKEYNIFELQRAVVAKDLRQSSGMILMMMEKDTEPLAIVGYLTSFFLKIWKLKQPEFQKMTSAEATREIGLFGNQAYFFNDYKSYADRFSSEEIENAILALGETDLALKGFSNISGDERLLMLSLMKKIIAA; the protein is encoded by the coding sequence ATGTCTAAAACAACCATATTTTCTGAACTTGAAAACAAACTAAAAAGGGGAAAACTCGACCCGGTATATTTTTTCTATGGAAGGGAAGAATTCCTGATTGAAAAGCTGGTCTCTCAAGTAAAAGATGCTTTACTAAAAAAGGATAAAGATGCCGAGTTGAATTTTAGTGTACTATTTGCTAAAGATCCAAATCGCCCAAAACCACTCACACTCAGTGACATTATATCCTTAGCTGCAACGATGCCAATGTTTTCAGAACTACGGCTTGTCGTAGTTAAAGATTTTGATGAAATCAAGAAGGAAAGTACCAAAGAAAAGCAAAAGTTGGCGTTTATAGAATTAGAGCAATATCTTAAAAATCCCCCTCCTACGACGATACTTGTTTTAACCGCTGGCGAAATTGAAAAGAAAGAACTTGAGAAGGAGCCTTATTCACTCCTGAAAGATGTTACTTATGCATTTGCGCCACTTAAAGAAACTGAGGCAGCACAGTTTGCCGTGGAACAATCAAATCGATATGGCTGGAAACTTACTGATGAAGCGGTTCAAAAACTCATCTTATTTGTTGGAACCAGTACTCGAGAAATAGACGCTGAAATACGGAAAATCATTCTCTATATTGGGAATAAAGATGAGCAAATCATAACAGATGCTGAGGTGATGCAGGTTGTCGGTGTATCAAAAGAATACAATATCTTTGAACTTCAGCGCGCTGTCGTTGCGAAAGATTTAAGACAATCCTCCGGAATGATTTTGATGATGATGGAAAAAGATACTGAGCCACTTGCAATTGTAGGTTATTTGACATCATTTTTTCTTAAGATTTGGAAGTTAAAACAGCCGGAGTTTCAAAAAATGACTTCAGCTGAAGCCACACGCGAAATTGGACTTTTTGGAAATCAGGCTTATTTTTTTAATGATTATAAATCTTATGCCGATAGATTTTCGAGCGAGGAAATTGAAAATGCCATTCTTGCTTTAGGAGAAACCGACTTAGCACTGAAAGGCTTTTCGAACATTTCTGGAGATGAGCGTTTACTAATGTTAAGCCTAATGAAAAAAATTATTGCTGCCTAA